The following are from one region of the Methyloversatilis discipulorum genome:
- a CDS encoding rhomboid family intramembrane serine protease, whose amino-acid sequence MTVAPLPLIDQLIARRRRIPVTTALIVANLAVFAAMLLSGAGLWHSANGIQLAWGANFGPATKDGEWWRLGSALFLHFGLLHLGMNMLSLLDGGRLVERMFGPVRFVAIYFVSGLTGNLLSLIVQGDRAVSGGASGAIFGVYGALLSFLWQQRATLDRREFVRLFWGACLFAAVTIVLGLNIAGIDNGAHIGGFVAGLLAGAALVRPLDDSAVLGRYRQPVASAGQWLAGLGLALMVIVLVIAIPAPRYRWSEEVMARDEIRDFIGADRRIAHRWNTLIGDAQRNGASFDDLAGQIESEVAQPYQQSFEDLSELHLSPAAPSAATLRELRQYAEARRDASRALVEGLRAHDMDAVRDALEAASRAGERPPAASRPAPAR is encoded by the coding sequence GTGACCGTCGCACCGCTCCCCCTGATCGACCAGCTGATCGCCCGCCGCCGCCGCATCCCGGTGACGACGGCGCTCATCGTCGCCAACCTGGCAGTGTTCGCCGCCATGCTGCTGTCCGGTGCCGGGCTGTGGCATTCGGCCAACGGCATCCAGCTCGCCTGGGGCGCCAACTTCGGGCCAGCGACCAAGGACGGCGAATGGTGGCGGCTGGGCAGTGCGCTGTTCCTGCACTTCGGCCTGCTGCACCTGGGCATGAACATGCTGTCGCTGCTCGACGGCGGTCGCCTGGTCGAGCGCATGTTCGGGCCGGTCCGTTTCGTCGCGATCTATTTCGTCAGCGGTCTCACCGGCAACCTGCTGTCGCTGATCGTGCAGGGCGACCGCGCCGTATCGGGCGGCGCATCGGGCGCGATCTTCGGCGTCTATGGCGCGCTGCTCTCCTTCCTGTGGCAGCAGCGTGCCACGCTGGACCGGCGCGAATTCGTACGCCTGTTCTGGGGCGCCTGCCTGTTCGCCGCCGTCACCATCGTGCTCGGGCTGAACATTGCCGGCATCGACAACGGCGCCCACATCGGCGGCTTCGTCGCCGGCCTGCTGGCCGGCGCGGCGCTGGTGCGCCCACTGGACGACAGCGCCGTACTTGGCCGCTACCGCCAGCCGGTGGCCTCGGCCGGGCAATGGCTGGCCGGCCTCGGGCTGGCGCTGATGGTCATCGTGCTGGTGATCGCGATACCGGCGCCGCGTTACCGCTGGAGCGAAGAGGTGATGGCGCGCGACGAAATCCGCGACTTCATCGGCGCCGACCGCCGCATCGCCCACCGCTGGAACACGCTGATTGGCGACGCCCAGCGCAATGGCGCCAGCTTCGACGACCTTGCCGGGCAGATCGAAAGCGAGGTTGCGCAACCCTACCAGCAGAGCTTCGAGGACCTGAGCGAACTGCACCTGAGCCCCGCCGCGCCGTCGGCGGCTACGTTGCGCGAACTGCGCCAGTACGCGGAAGCTCGCCGCGATGCCTCGCGCGCGCTGGTCGAGGGCCTGCGCGCGCACGACATGGACGCCGTGCGCGATGCGCTCGAAGCGGCCAGCCGCGCCGGCGAGCGACCGCCCGCCGCAAGTCGCCCCGCCCCGGCCCGCTGA